A DNA window from Hevea brasiliensis isolate MT/VB/25A 57/8 chromosome 2, ASM3005281v1, whole genome shotgun sequence contains the following coding sequences:
- the LOC110666774 gene encoding chloroplastic import inner membrane translocase subunit HP30-2: MEQGKQGVMVAKFMPNQNPIEQLQLRFKELENGFKSWLSKQSLAVEAVVVTGTSAAQGAAIGAFMGTLTNDVSSSLPTPPPQASLNPQAMASLQQAQALSGGPLVQARNFAVMTGVNAGISCVLKRLRGKEDVQSSMVAAFGSGAMFSLVSGVGGPNQAANAITSGLFFALVQGGLFQLGQKFSQPPAEDIYYARTRTMLNNLGLQNYEKNFKKGLLTDSTLPLLTDSALRDVKIPPGPRLLILDHIQRDPELRERRGIRG; this comes from the exons ATGGAGCAGGGGAAACAGGGAGTTATGGTGGCTAAATTCATGCCTAATCAGAATCCAATTGAGCAGTTGCAACTTCGGTTCAAGGAATTGGAGAATGGTTTCAAGTCCTGGTTGTCCAAGCAGTCCTTGGCCGTTGAGGCCGTTGTCGTCACTGGCACCTCCGCCGCTCAGGGTGCCGCTATTGGTGCTTTCATGGGTACCCTTACCAACGATGTCTCCTCCTCTCTCCCGACTCCTCCTCCTCAGGCCTCCTTAAACCCTCAGGCTATGGCCTCTCTCCAGCAAGCCCAG GCTCTATCTGGGGGTCCCTTGGTACAAGCTCGCAACTTTGCTGTCATGACGGGGGTCAATGCTGGCATATCCTGTGTCCTGAAAAGATTGAGAGGCAAAGAGGATGTTCAGTCCAG CATGGTAGCAGCTTTTGGTTCCGGAGCTATGTTTTCATTGGTGAGTGGCGTGGGTGGACCAAATCAGGCTGCAAATGCAATCACTTCTGGACTTTTTTTTGCACTTGTTCAAGGTGGGCTTTTCCAG TTGGGGCAAAAATTCTCTCAACCACCAGCTGAAGATATATATTATGCCAGAACAAGAACCATGCTTAATAATCTTGGACTCCAGAATTATGAGAAGAATTTCAAGAAAGGATTGTTGACAGACAGCACTTTGCCATTGCTGACTGATAG TGCTCTTAGAGATGTCAAAATCCCTCCTGGACCGAGGCTCCTTATTCTTGATCATATTCAGAG GGACCCGGAGCTGAGAGAGAGGCGAGGAATACGTGGTTGA